A single window of Nocardioides kongjuensis DNA harbors:
- a CDS encoding amidohydrolase codes for MPIELDALIATYEDLHRHPELGRQEHRTAGIVAEQLRALGYDVTTGVGGTGVVGVLERGQGSTVLLRADMDALPVLEATGLPYASTATATSADGETVPVMHACGHDIHTTCLLGAAAALADDDGWQGRLLLVFQPDEEGGGGAQAMVDDGLFERFGTPDVVLGQHVAPVPVGVLGVRSGPAFAASDSLRITLHGAGGHGSRPEATVDPVVMGASLVQRLQTVVSRDVAATDTVVVTVGSFHAGVAPNVIPDNAVLGLSIRTTDERVRASVLAAVERMVRAEALAAGAPKEPEIEVRDSFPPVVNDAAACEQVREAFTDAARWIVVDPGPVTGSEDVGVLAEAAGAPCAYWLLGGADPALFEGATTIEEIRNVVADLPSNHSPRYAPLAGPTLESGVAALVTAARAWLA; via the coding sequence ATGCCGATCGAGCTCGACGCCCTCATCGCGACCTACGAGGACCTGCACCGCCACCCGGAGCTCGGCCGGCAGGAGCACCGCACGGCCGGCATCGTCGCCGAGCAGCTCCGCGCCCTCGGGTACGACGTCACGACCGGCGTCGGTGGCACGGGCGTGGTGGGCGTGCTGGAGCGGGGCCAGGGGAGCACGGTGCTGCTGCGCGCCGACATGGACGCGCTGCCGGTGCTCGAGGCGACCGGGCTGCCCTACGCCAGCACGGCGACCGCGACCAGTGCCGACGGCGAGACCGTGCCGGTGATGCACGCCTGCGGGCACGACATCCACACCACCTGCCTGCTCGGCGCCGCGGCCGCGTTGGCCGACGACGACGGCTGGCAGGGCCGGCTGCTGCTGGTCTTCCAGCCCGACGAGGAGGGCGGTGGCGGTGCGCAGGCCATGGTCGACGACGGCCTGTTCGAGCGGTTCGGTACGCCGGACGTGGTGCTCGGGCAGCACGTGGCGCCGGTCCCGGTGGGCGTTCTCGGTGTCCGCTCCGGTCCGGCGTTCGCGGCGTCCGACTCGCTGCGGATCACGTTGCACGGCGCCGGTGGGCACGGGTCGCGGCCGGAGGCCACCGTCGACCCGGTCGTGATGGGTGCCTCGCTCGTGCAGCGGCTGCAGACGGTCGTCTCGCGCGACGTCGCAGCCACCGACACCGTCGTGGTGACGGTCGGCTCCTTCCACGCGGGCGTCGCCCCGAACGTCATCCCCGACAACGCGGTGCTCGGGCTGAGCATCCGGACCACCGACGAGCGGGTCCGGGCGAGCGTGCTCGCCGCGGTCGAGCGGATGGTGCGGGCCGAGGCCCTCGCCGCCGGGGCGCCCAAGGAGCCGGAGATCGAGGTGCGCGACTCCTTCCCGCCGGTCGTCAACGATGCGGCGGCCTGCGAGCAGGTCCGCGAGGCGTTCACCGACGCGGCGCGCTGGATCGTCGTCGACCCCGGGCCGGTCACCGGCAGCGAGGACGTCGGGGTCCTGGCCGAGGCCGCGGGGGCGCCGTGCGCGTACTGGCTGCTCGGTGGCGCCGACCCGGCGCTGTTCGAGGGCGCCACGACGATCGAGGAGATCCGCAACGTCGTCGCGGACCTGCCGTCGAACCACTCGCCGCGCTACGCCCCGCTCGCCGGCCCGACGCTGGAGTCCGGCGTGGCCGCGCTGGTGACTGCCGCGCGGGCCTGGCTCGCCTGA
- the rdgB gene encoding RdgB/HAM1 family non-canonical purine NTP pyrophosphatase has protein sequence MKVLVASRNAKKLEEMRRILAGHMGAVEVVGLDDVAPFDEPVEDQPTFEGNALLKARAGVAATGLPTLADDSGLCVDALNGMPGVLSARWSGPPKSDERNNELLLAQLADVPDERRRAHFACAVAVVHPDGRELVVEGRMDGHVIREVRGAGGFGYDVLFVADDRPGVTTAELSRADKDAISHRGKALREVAPLVAQLLG, from the coding sequence GTGAAGGTCCTCGTCGCCTCCCGCAACGCCAAGAAGCTCGAGGAGATGCGCCGCATCCTCGCCGGGCACATGGGAGCCGTCGAGGTCGTCGGCCTCGACGACGTCGCCCCGTTCGACGAGCCGGTCGAGGACCAGCCCACCTTCGAGGGCAACGCGCTGCTCAAGGCCCGCGCCGGCGTCGCCGCCACCGGCCTGCCCACCCTCGCCGACGACTCCGGCCTGTGCGTCGACGCCCTCAACGGCATGCCCGGCGTGCTGTCCGCCCGCTGGTCCGGCCCGCCCAAGAGTGACGAGCGCAACAACGAGCTGCTGCTCGCCCAGCTCGCCGACGTGCCCGACGAGCGTCGCAGGGCGCACTTCGCGTGCGCCGTCGCCGTCGTGCACCCCGACGGCCGGGAGCTGGTCGTCGAGGGCCGGATGGACGGCCACGTGATCCGCGAGGTCCGCGGCGCCGGCGGCTTCGGCTACGACGTCCTCTTCGTCGCCGACGACCGCCCCGGGGTGACCACGGCCGAGCTGTCCCGTGCGGACAAGGACGCGATCTCCCACCGCGGCAAGGCGCTGCGGGAGGTCGCGCCGCTCGTGGCGCAGCTGCTGGGCTGA
- the rph gene encoding ribonuclease PH: MSTREDGRADDELRQITITRNWLDHPAGSVLVEFGRTRVLCAASASEGVPRWRKGSGLGWVTAEYAMLPASTNTRSDRESVKGRIGGRTHEISRLIGRSLRAVIDDKALGENTIQIDCDVLQADGGTRTAAITGAYVALADACAKLRVPKALTGSVAAVSVGIIDGVPRLDLPYVEDVRAETDMNVVMTGDGKFVEVQGTAEGAAFDRAELDALLALAEKGCADLTRLQREALGS; encoded by the coding sequence ATGAGCACCCGCGAGGACGGCCGCGCCGACGACGAGCTGCGCCAGATCACGATCACCCGCAACTGGCTCGACCACCCGGCCGGCTCGGTGCTGGTCGAGTTCGGCAGGACCCGCGTGCTGTGCGCGGCCTCCGCGTCCGAGGGCGTGCCGCGCTGGCGCAAGGGCTCGGGCCTGGGCTGGGTCACCGCCGAGTACGCCATGCTCCCCGCCTCCACCAACACCCGCTCCGACCGCGAGTCGGTGAAGGGCCGCATCGGTGGCCGCACCCACGAGATCAGCCGCCTGATCGGGCGCTCGCTGCGCGCCGTCATCGACGACAAGGCGCTCGGCGAGAACACCATCCAGATCGACTGCGACGTCCTGCAGGCCGACGGCGGCACCCGCACCGCCGCCATCACCGGTGCCTACGTCGCCCTCGCCGACGCGTGCGCGAAGCTGCGGGTCCCCAAGGCGCTCACCGGATCGGTGGCCGCGGTCAGCGTCGGCATCATCGACGGCGTGCCGCGCCTCGACCTGCCGTACGTCGAGGACGTGCGTGCCGAGACCGACATGAACGTCGTGATGACCGGAGACGGGAAGTTCGTCGAGGTCCAGGGCACCGCCGAGGGCGCCGCCTTCGACCGCGCCGAGCTCGACGCGTTGCTCGCCCTCGCCGAGAAGGGCTGCGCCGACCTCACCCGGCTGCAGCGCGAGGCCCTGGGGTCGTGA
- a CDS encoding GDSL-type esterase/lipase family protein: MGNGYLRFAALGDSTTVGLGDPLPGGGWRGWARLLVESLQASYDVSFCNVALSGATAAVVREQQLDQALAHRPDLASLLVGVNDTLRSTWDPDRLHADLDHVAGALVDGGATLLTVRWHDHAALLGLPRVLVRPMAERITRVNEVYDDLHATYGGLRLDLALMPEVTDRTCWSIDRFHPSELGHRALARAWAERLCAAGLDFPLPSLEAGGGREPSWRRDVAWMVTEGAPWFGRRARDLGPWAVRRALAAAR, encoded by the coding sequence GTGGGCAACGGCTACCTCCGCTTCGCCGCTCTCGGCGACAGCACCACCGTCGGCCTCGGCGACCCGCTGCCGGGCGGCGGCTGGCGGGGCTGGGCCCGGCTGCTGGTCGAGTCGCTGCAGGCGTCGTACGACGTCTCGTTCTGCAACGTCGCTCTCTCGGGGGCGACGGCTGCGGTCGTCCGGGAGCAGCAGCTCGACCAGGCACTCGCCCACCGGCCGGACCTCGCCTCCCTGCTCGTCGGCGTCAACGACACGCTCCGCTCCACGTGGGACCCCGATCGGCTGCACGCCGACCTGGACCACGTCGCCGGTGCACTGGTCGACGGCGGGGCCACGCTGCTGACCGTGCGCTGGCACGACCACGCCGCCCTGCTCGGCCTGCCCCGCGTGCTGGTGCGGCCGATGGCCGAGCGGATCACACGCGTCAACGAGGTCTACGACGACCTGCACGCGACCTACGGCGGCCTGCGACTCGACCTCGCCCTGATGCCCGAGGTGACCGACCGCACCTGCTGGTCGATCGACCGCTTCCACCCCTCCGAGCTGGGTCACCGGGCGCTGGCCCGGGCCTGGGCGGAGCGGCTGTGCGCGGCCGGCCTGGACTTCCCGCTGCCGAGCCTCGAGGCCGGTGGGGGCCGCGAGCCCAGCTGGCGTCGTGACGTGGCGTGGATGGTCACCGAGGGAGCGCCGTGGTTCGGCCGCCGGGCTCGTGACCTGGGTCCGTGGGCGGTGCGCAGAGCACTCGCCGCCGCTCGGTAG
- a CDS encoding ABC transporter permease, with product MSTTTVPTLDISGTPPTPLSRLVGVEIRKAIDTRAGFWFATSIVGLVSVVLLIYTLVAPDGSKDLGDMLPVAGGVLGYFLPILIIMLVTSEQSQRNGLVTFTLEPKRSRVVAAKFLAGISLGGVVMVLAALLAVVFTAIGAATGSSPEWSVDGNLLFNGFVLANLIGIFVGFAIAMLLMNTPAGIVVYFAYSLILPIAAGILSALSSGFEKIAPWIEFNTAQAPLFTGDYQPSGEEWAQFATAGFLWLVVPLVLGTMRLLRIEFK from the coding sequence ATGAGCACCACGACCGTCCCCACCCTGGACATCTCCGGCACGCCGCCCACCCCGCTGAGCCGCCTGGTCGGCGTGGAGATCCGCAAGGCGATCGACACCCGCGCCGGCTTCTGGTTCGCGACCTCGATCGTCGGGCTGGTCTCCGTCGTGCTGCTGATCTACACCCTCGTCGCGCCGGACGGGTCGAAGGACCTCGGCGACATGCTGCCCGTCGCCGGCGGAGTGCTCGGGTACTTCCTGCCGATCCTGATCATCATGCTGGTCACCAGCGAGCAGTCGCAGCGCAACGGACTGGTCACCTTCACCCTCGAACCGAAGCGCTCGCGGGTCGTGGCCGCCAAGTTCCTCGCCGGGATCAGCCTCGGCGGCGTGGTCATGGTCCTGGCCGCGCTGCTCGCCGTCGTGTTCACCGCCATCGGCGCAGCGACCGGCAGCTCGCCCGAGTGGTCCGTCGACGGCAACCTGCTGTTCAACGGCTTCGTGCTCGCCAACCTGATCGGCATCTTCGTCGGGTTCGCCATCGCGATGCTGCTGATGAACACCCCGGCCGGCATCGTCGTCTACTTCGCCTACAGCCTGATCCTCCCGATCGCCGCCGGCATCCTGAGCGCGCTCAGCTCCGGCTTCGAGAAGATCGCGCCCTGGATCGAGTTCAACACCGCCCAGGCGCCGCTGTTCACCGGCGACTACCAGCCGTCCGGCGAGGAGTGGGCGCAGTTCGCCACCGCCGGATTCCTGTGGCTGGTCGTCCCGCTGGTGCTGGGCACGATGCGGCTGCTGCGCATCGAGTTCAAGTAG
- a CDS encoding ABC transporter ATP-binding protein, whose protein sequence is MITVDRLTKTYGAYTAVDDVSFVCQPGRVTGFLGPNGAGKTTTMRVMVGLTLPTHGSVTIGGLRYHDIPNPGRHVGTLLDASAQHVGRTGREILTIAAKTMGLPGTRVDEMLALVGLNDDEAGRRLRNYSLGMKQRLGIAHALLGDPSVLILDEPANGLDPAGIRWMRGLLKGYADRGGTVLLSSHLLHEVEQIADEMILIGRGKIVAQGDRETLLAGANGTPVTLVTSLDNTALGAALTHAGHAVEPAGPGLKVQASPEQVGRAALAAGVVLTDLRSGGAGLEDLFLELTSADAREAVAGFGAPTPGGIPA, encoded by the coding sequence ATGATCACCGTTGATCGACTCACCAAGACCTACGGCGCGTACACCGCCGTGGACGACGTCAGCTTCGTGTGCCAGCCCGGCCGCGTGACCGGCTTCCTCGGCCCCAACGGCGCGGGCAAGACCACCACCATGCGGGTCATGGTCGGCCTCACCCTCCCGACCCACGGCAGTGTCACCATCGGTGGCCTGCGCTACCACGACATCCCCAACCCCGGCCGCCACGTCGGGACCCTTCTCGACGCGTCGGCGCAGCACGTCGGCCGCACGGGCCGCGAGATCCTCACGATCGCCGCGAAGACCATGGGCCTGCCCGGGACCCGCGTCGACGAGATGCTCGCGCTCGTCGGGCTCAACGACGACGAGGCCGGGCGCCGCCTGCGCAACTACTCCCTCGGCATGAAGCAGCGCCTCGGCATCGCCCACGCGCTGCTCGGTGACCCGTCGGTCCTCATCCTCGACGAGCCCGCCAACGGCCTGGACCCGGCCGGCATCCGTTGGATGCGTGGCCTGCTCAAGGGGTACGCCGACCGTGGGGGCACGGTGCTGCTGTCCAGCCACCTGCTGCACGAGGTCGAGCAGATCGCCGACGAGATGATCCTCATCGGCCGCGGCAAGATCGTCGCCCAGGGAGACCGGGAGACGCTGCTGGCCGGCGCCAACGGCACGCCGGTCACCCTGGTCACCTCGCTCGACAACACCGCGCTCGGTGCCGCGCTGACCCACGCCGGCCACGCGGTCGAGCCGGCCGGGCCGGGTCTCAAGGTGCAGGCGAGCCCCGAGCAGGTCGGTCGTGCCGCCCTGGCGGCCGGCGTCGTCCTCACCGACCTCCGGTCCGGCGGTGCCGGCCTGGAGGACCTGTTCCTCGAGCTGACCTCGGCCGACGCCCGCGAGGCCGTCGCCGGCTTCGGCGCCCCGACCCCCGGAGGTATCCCCGCATGA
- a CDS encoding histidine kinase: MDTPDDYQPRLRWYSQLWRYVLALALGLLVWGPVMDAQLDRNPLLFWADLVVGLLAFVLVWFRRRWPFTIAVVTILMAPISSLSAGPAALATVSLATRRRWWQVITVGALNVVFSLVYYAVQPSDQADPWWVNLSVTVAVVLAITAWGMYIGSRRELIWTLRQRAETAEAERDLRATQARTNERARIAREMHDVLAHRISQISMHAGALTYREDLSADEMRSSVAVIQAKAHEALTDLREVLGVLRDVDGFNGTGPLTGPQPTYGDLGALVADARAAGAAIEYDDGLADGEPLPDAVGRTVYRIVQEGITNAGKHAPAATLRIRVSGSPADGVDVVLRNALGFGPTRTPGAGLGLVGLTERAELRGGTLEHRFEHATDRAGAEVFVLQAWLPWAAEPGQGEDPS; the protein is encoded by the coding sequence GTGGACACGCCGGACGACTACCAACCGCGCCTGCGCTGGTACAGCCAGCTGTGGCGCTACGTCCTGGCCCTCGCGCTCGGGCTGCTGGTCTGGGGACCGGTGATGGACGCCCAGCTCGACCGGAACCCACTGCTGTTCTGGGCCGATCTCGTCGTCGGCCTGCTGGCCTTCGTGCTCGTCTGGTTCCGGCGACGCTGGCCCTTCACCATCGCCGTGGTGACCATCCTGATGGCCCCGATCAGCTCGCTGTCAGCCGGCCCGGCTGCGCTCGCCACCGTCTCGCTGGCGACCCGCCGCCGCTGGTGGCAGGTGATCACCGTCGGCGCGCTCAACGTGGTGTTCAGCCTCGTCTACTACGCGGTCCAGCCGAGCGACCAGGCCGACCCGTGGTGGGTCAACCTGTCCGTGACCGTCGCCGTCGTGCTGGCGATCACCGCCTGGGGCATGTACATCGGCTCGCGCCGTGAGCTGATCTGGACGCTGCGGCAGCGGGCCGAGACCGCCGAGGCCGAGCGCGACCTGCGCGCGACGCAGGCCCGGACCAACGAGCGCGCCCGGATCGCGCGCGAGATGCACGACGTGCTCGCCCACCGGATCTCGCAGATCTCCATGCACGCCGGAGCGCTGACCTACCGCGAGGACCTGTCGGCCGACGAGATGCGCAGCAGCGTCGCGGTCATCCAGGCCAAGGCGCACGAGGCGCTCACCGACCTGCGCGAGGTCCTCGGCGTGCTCCGCGACGTCGACGGCTTCAACGGGACCGGCCCGCTCACCGGCCCCCAGCCGACGTACGGCGATCTCGGCGCGCTGGTCGCCGACGCACGGGCGGCCGGCGCCGCGATCGAGTACGACGATGGCCTCGCCGACGGCGAGCCACTCCCCGACGCGGTGGGCCGCACGGTCTACCGGATCGTGCAGGAGGGCATCACCAACGCCGGCAAGCACGCGCCCGCGGCCACCCTGCGGATCCGGGTGAGCGGCTCCCCCGCCGACGGGGTCGACGTGGTGCTGCGCAACGCCCTGGGCTTCGGTCCGACCCGGACCCCGGGTGCCGGTCTCGGCCTGGTCGGGCTCACCGAGCGGGCCGAGCTGCGCGGTGGGACGCTCGAGCACCGCTTCGAGCACGCGACCGACCGGGCCGGCGCCGAGGTGTTCGTGCTGCAGGCATGGCTACCGTGGGCTGCCGAGCCCGGCCAGGGAGAGGACCCGTCGTGA
- a CDS encoding response regulator — MATVGCRARPGRGPVVTDQIRVIVVDDDPLVRSALSLMLGGQSDIAVVGEAPDGKAGIALARELRPDVVLMDIRMPVLDGLAATRVLHADPQPPRVIVLTTFDADDYVVGALAAGADGFLLKDTAPPEIVAALRKVADGDPMLSPSVTRTLIERVRTESGDSRAADAQRRLDRLTERELEVAGAVGRGLSNAEIARELHLSVPTVKGHVSKLFEKLGTTNRVQIALTIRDAGHPVE, encoded by the coding sequence ATGGCTACCGTGGGCTGCCGAGCCCGGCCAGGGAGAGGACCCGTCGTGACCGACCAGATCCGCGTCATCGTCGTCGACGACGACCCGTTGGTGCGCTCCGCGCTGAGCCTGATGCTCGGTGGGCAGTCCGACATCGCCGTCGTCGGCGAGGCCCCCGACGGCAAGGCCGGCATCGCCCTGGCTCGCGAGCTGCGACCCGACGTCGTCTTGATGGACATCCGGATGCCCGTCCTCGACGGCCTGGCAGCCACCCGGGTTCTGCACGCCGACCCCCAGCCGCCGCGGGTGATCGTGCTGACCACCTTCGACGCCGACGACTACGTCGTGGGCGCGCTCGCGGCCGGCGCCGACGGCTTCCTCCTCAAGGACACCGCTCCTCCGGAGATCGTCGCCGCTCTGCGCAAGGTCGCCGACGGCGACCCGATGCTCTCCCCCTCCGTCACCCGGACCCTGATCGAGCGGGTCCGCACCGAGTCCGGTGACAGCCGGGCCGCCGACGCCCAGCGACGACTGGACCGGCTCACCGAGCGCGAGCTCGAGGTCGCCGGCGCCGTCGGGCGCGGGCTGTCCAACGCCGAGATCGCCCGAGAGCTGCACCTGTCGGTGCCGACCGTGAAGGGGCACGTGTCGAAGCTGTTCGAGAAGCTGGGGACCACCAACCGGGTCCAGATCGCGCTGACGATCAGGGACGCGGGACACCCGGTGGAGTGA
- a CDS encoding helix-turn-helix domain-containing protein, which translates to MSLTEMADVIRVAGSSLLQSVDEVDAVVDACTTALRPHRLRILGRDRTLAARLDHLSGALALSRLSYGADVTISEVSPEQDEFIVALPLAGRARFGYGGATALLEPGTMSVVSPYRPFTLEIGHEFDQILVRLDRTRVEAAAALLVGAADTVPVHFDLASPHVSSGLVGLIEASALVASDSGLDRRARLAGQLEALVIDALLLAVPSNLSGRLTGKAQSPSADRVARAMDYMLENLADQFALSAVAAHCGVTLRSLQIGFHRELGTTPGQWLRERRLDRAHLLLVGSDPAETTVTAVAVACGFLHLGDFAARFRQRFGESPSVVLRSTSR; encoded by the coding sequence GTGTCGCTCACAGAGATGGCTGACGTCATCCGGGTGGCGGGCTCCTCGCTCCTGCAGTCCGTCGACGAGGTCGACGCCGTTGTCGATGCGTGCACGACGGCGCTGCGTCCCCACCGCCTGCGCATCCTCGGCCGTGACCGGACCCTCGCCGCCCGCCTCGACCACCTGTCGGGCGCCCTGGCCCTGAGCCGCCTCAGCTACGGCGCAGACGTGACGATCTCCGAGGTCTCCCCCGAGCAGGACGAGTTCATCGTCGCGCTCCCCCTGGCCGGCCGCGCTCGCTTCGGGTACGGCGGCGCGACCGCGCTCCTCGAACCGGGCACCATGTCGGTCGTCAGCCCCTACCGTCCCTTCACCCTCGAGATCGGCCACGAGTTCGACCAGATCCTGGTGCGCCTCGACCGGACCAGGGTCGAAGCCGCCGCGGCGTTGCTGGTCGGGGCAGCCGACACCGTCCCGGTCCATTTCGACCTGGCCTCTCCACACGTCAGCTCCGGCCTCGTCGGGCTGATCGAGGCGTCGGCCCTGGTGGCAAGCGACTCCGGCCTGGATCGTCGCGCCCGGCTCGCCGGCCAGCTCGAGGCGCTCGTCATCGACGCCTTGCTGCTGGCCGTCCCGAGCAACCTCAGCGGACGCCTGACGGGTAAGGCGCAGAGTCCCTCGGCCGACCGGGTCGCGCGGGCGATGGACTACATGCTCGAGAACCTGGCCGACCAGTTCGCCCTGTCGGCCGTGGCCGCGCACTGCGGCGTGACGCTTCGCAGCCTGCAGATCGGGTTCCACCGCGAGCTCGGCACCACGCCCGGCCAGTGGCTTCGCGAGCGTCGCCTCGACCGTGCGCACCTCCTGCTCGTCGGGTCCGACCCGGCCGAGACGACCGTGACCGCGGTCGCCGTCGCGTGCGGCTTCCTGCACCTCGGCGACTTTGCCGCGCGGTTCCGGCAGCGCTTCGGCGAGTCGCCGTCGGTGGTGCTTCGCAGCACCTCGCGCTGA
- a CDS encoding nuclear transport factor 2 family protein gives MPLSLEDKLAIIELSNAQMRSLDEHDIDAWVDAWVPDGTFVATYGTFAGHAAIRTFIEGHIAAGKEDGARHLMTNHVVAAGHTAGTATLTCAVTKLQVEEPPYIIASGIYRDVVVRTADGWRFTSRELSIDRGVFARAELAAASNGGGQ, from the coding sequence ATGCCCCTCTCCCTCGAGGACAAGCTCGCCATCATCGAGCTCTCCAACGCCCAGATGCGCTCGCTCGACGAGCACGACATCGACGCCTGGGTCGATGCCTGGGTTCCCGACGGGACCTTCGTCGCCACTTACGGCACCTTCGCTGGCCACGCCGCGATCCGCACCTTCATCGAGGGCCACATCGCCGCCGGCAAGGAGGACGGTGCCCGTCACCTGATGACGAACCACGTCGTCGCCGCCGGCCACACGGCCGGCACCGCCACCCTCACCTGCGCCGTCACCAAGCTCCAGGTGGAGGAGCCGCCCTACATCATTGCCAGCGGCATCTACCGCGACGTCGTCGTCCGCACCGCCGACGGCTGGCGCTTCACCTCGCGGGAGCTCAGTATCGACCGCGGCGTGTTCGCCCGCGCCGAGCTCGCCGCCGCCTCGAACGGGGGCGGGCAGTGA
- a CDS encoding alpha/beta fold hydrolase, giving the protein MSDLAAERWGTSGPRVVMVHGSLSSAATAFAEQKVLADRYQIVAPYRRGYSPSPHTDTIDPDRDAAEIAELLCDGAHLVGTSMGGVVAMRAAALAPDQVRSLTVIEPPAMPNGAGRPVADDLIAALSAYWAGADSSDLPGFAAGFLEILGIDLVLPSPLPPPLEEAIRNLTTERPWLTGAPAAELAPAPFPKLVVTGGGTPGFEEVADALADELLAKRVLFDGSPHAVQRIGARFNEELVAHFESADRAGSAYSS; this is encoded by the coding sequence GTGAGCGATCTCGCCGCCGAGCGTTGGGGAACGTCCGGCCCGCGCGTGGTCATGGTGCACGGGAGCCTGAGCAGTGCGGCCACCGCCTTCGCCGAGCAGAAGGTGCTCGCCGACCGGTACCAGATCGTGGCGCCGTACCGCCGCGGGTACAGCCCCAGCCCCCACACGGACACGATCGACCCCGACCGGGACGCCGCCGAGATCGCCGAGCTCCTCTGTGACGGCGCCCACCTCGTCGGGACGTCGATGGGCGGGGTGGTGGCGATGCGGGCTGCCGCCTTGGCGCCGGACCAGGTCCGCTCGCTCACGGTGATCGAGCCCCCGGCGATGCCCAACGGCGCCGGACGCCCCGTGGCCGATGACCTGATCGCTGCCCTCAGCGCCTATTGGGCGGGAGCCGACAGCAGCGACCTGCCGGGCTTCGCCGCCGGCTTCCTCGAGATCCTCGGAATCGACCTGGTCCTGCCGTCCCCGCTGCCGCCGCCGCTCGAGGAGGCGATCCGCAACCTGACGACCGAGCGGCCGTGGCTGACGGGCGCGCCCGCCGCGGAGCTGGCGCCGGCCCCGTTCCCGAAGCTGGTCGTCACCGGCGGCGGCACGCCGGGCTTCGAGGAGGTCGCGGACGCGCTGGCCGACGAGCTCCTTGCTAAGCGGGTGCTCTTTGACGGCAGCCCTCATGCGGTCCAGCGGATCGGCGCGCGGTTCAACGAGGAGCTCGTCGCTCATTTCGAGTCGGCAGACCGAGCCGGCAGTGCCTACAGCTCGTAG
- a CDS encoding MBL fold metallo-hydrolase translates to MVDENGSQDAGVVAPATTVLRVPPAPNTVKVTIVGCSGSYPGPDSPASCYLVQAIDSLRTWSLVLDMGNGALGALQRYVDPLQVDAVFISHLHADHCVDMTSYYVLRKYHPTGTQPKIPVWGPKGTAKRLAKAYDLPRKPGMREEFSFRVYSEPIEIGPFRIEPYEVDHPVPAYGLRVSAFGKVLAYSGDTGPTAALMDIAADADLFLCEASFRSCDDNPPNLHLTGTEAGEVAAKAGAKRLVVTHVPPWHDAATMLAEAEAAYDGPTELAAQGTVYEL, encoded by the coding sequence ATGGTTGACGAGAACGGTTCCCAGGACGCAGGGGTCGTGGCCCCGGCGACGACGGTGCTGCGGGTGCCACCCGCGCCGAACACGGTGAAGGTGACGATCGTCGGCTGCTCGGGCTCCTATCCCGGACCGGACTCGCCCGCGAGCTGCTACCTCGTCCAGGCCATCGACTCACTGCGCACCTGGAGCCTGGTGCTCGACATGGGCAACGGCGCGCTCGGCGCACTGCAGCGCTACGTCGACCCGCTGCAGGTCGACGCGGTCTTCATCAGTCACCTGCACGCCGACCACTGCGTCGACATGACCAGCTACTACGTGCTGCGCAAGTACCACCCCACGGGCACCCAGCCGAAGATCCCGGTCTGGGGGCCGAAGGGCACCGCCAAGCGGCTGGCGAAGGCCTACGACCTGCCGCGCAAGCCCGGCATGCGCGAGGAGTTCTCCTTCCGCGTCTACTCCGAGCCGATCGAGATCGGCCCGTTCCGCATCGAGCCCTACGAGGTCGACCACCCGGTGCCGGCGTACGGCCTGCGGGTCTCGGCCTTCGGCAAGGTGCTCGCCTACAGCGGCGACACCGGCCCGACCGCGGCGCTGATGGACATCGCCGCCGACGCCGACCTGTTCCTGTGCGAGGCGTCGTTCCGCTCCTGCGACGACAACCCGCCCAACCTGCACCTCACCGGCACCGAGGCCGGCGAGGTCGCCGCCAAGGCCGGCGCCAAGCGGCTCGTCGTCACCCACGTCCCGCCGTGGCACGACGCCGCGACGATGCTCGCCGAGGCCGAGGCGGCCTACGACGGGCCGACCGAGCTCGCCGCGCAGGGCACCGTCTACGAGCTGTAG